From the Argentina anserina chromosome 3, drPotAnse1.1, whole genome shotgun sequence genome, the window TGTGTTTACTTTTGACACCCTTAGTAACCACCCTTCATAATAGTTTTAAAGGGATAGGATTGTTTTTGGACTACTGATCATTCCAATTAGATAAATAAATTTAGCGCAGACATGCTAGATTTGTTTATATTTGGCAAATTTGTCTTACTCTACTCATACGTGTCAATCTAATACCGAGTATAATCACCGCCGTTCTCCAAGACCCAAAATTAACAAACACCAAACACATTAGCATTACTAAACAAAACCCTAATTAATTATCTTAATGTATGCATATATACCAGATGACATATAGTACTGAGTAGAAGAATTAATAATACGAAACGGTCGAAACCCTTGCTTAAAGATTATTCCTCTCTATCCACACCATCAGACAAAACAGACTATtttaaaatcataaaaccacGATTCCCATACTCGAATGATGTGGTATCAAACAGTGCACTGTTATTAAACAACACTAACGCTAATGATTAAAGTAGTAATTAgattaaacacataattagaGCACCAATCTCTTTGTCGGGGTTGGTCATCAAAGTAATAAAATTAGAGTGAGGTCAAAGAATTGGAGCAAATCTAGCTGAGGAGGGGACAAGGACAACAATGACTGAGTGGTGAACAATGTTCATCACGATCATATTGTCTTTGTTTATTACTTTTCTTTCTCAGAAGTTTTTTGGCACAAAATCGATCTACAGCTTCCACCTACCGATTTCATTTGGCGGTGTCCCCACTGGGCGAGGCAAAAAATATCAGCTGGGATTTCGTTCGTGCATCTATTCCAAGTACGAAACTTGTTAATGAGAAAACAAATGGAATACTTGGGTTTATAAAGATTGATGCAACCTTATTAGCTAGCTGAGCGTCGGTGGTAGCGAAATTATGTTTGAGGAAGAGGAGAGGAAAGTGAAGCATTGTCATAGATCGATCGGGAGCAGAGTAATGCCACCCGGAAAAGCAATAAGAAAACCTTTTCTTTGTATTGTTTGATTTGgatgaacatatatatgttggGACAATGAACATGGATGACTAGCTTGATTGGCGGTCCACAAGTTCATATAGCAATAATAGAAGACTGTTGTTCAGCTATGGAATAGAGGACTGCTGTTGCTGCAGTCAAACACCGGAAATAATAATACTCCACTGACATGTTATATAAGGGATTAATTGTACGTAGTTCTAAGTATATGTTATTTTAGTTGTATTAGAATTTTGAGTATTGATCAGTTCGTGCATGTAATACTCGGCCGGTAAGGTACATATCCTCTACAAGCAAGTATTGAAGTATATCATGTTTATGAGATCGGTAATCAAAATCCGTTTGTTAAGTACCagaaaattgaagtgtttgatGAGATGCTTGAAGGAGAGTTAAGTAGTGAAAGTAGTATCGATCAAGCTAAAAGAAATAATTAGtgtgtgagtttcttaatcTTCAATCTTTTAAACTGTAGAAAacattcattttactcatCAAACTAAATTTAGTAGCTAATCGTCAAATCCTCAATCATATTTTGCTTAAAGATTTGGGGCACATTGCCTAACAAAGTTGTTGAAAGCAAGCAAACATTGAATTGATTCTTCGTCTCCCCGTAGAAAATAATTCTTCAGAAACATTATCCTATTAATCAAAACATGCATAAAAAAGAATATGAACAGTTGAAGACTATGGGAGGGAACTCGTGCGGCAATAAAGAAGCGAAAGTAGTATTGGTAGTACTACTTTGAACTTGGAAAGAAAGCAGAGGGAATAGAGCATACGTACATAGACTATTAGCAAGCATCTGTGGGATGAGAGGAGCCAACCATTGGTACTTAATTACTCTAGTGCTGGACAATATATATTGCACACATGACTTTATGAATTAGGTCAAAAGGAGGCTTGCCGGGCCATCGTTCTAACCAATTGCTGGGAACACTTCATTAGCTAATAGCTAATAAAAAAATCTCTATAGGTTGTTGGAGGAGGTCAATCGTTTTTCCATATATGTTAGCAAAattaatatcatatcaaaatgTTTTGTCAATTCCATGATTATTAAGAACAGATTgatatttgaatttaatttaGCGTCGGTACGTGAAATTCTAATATAGGTATGAGGActctaaatacatatataagctCTTGGTAACTTGACCATCTGTACGTGATGTTTACATATATGTACTTGAATTGGTACCACAATGCTTGATATCTACAACTCAAGTAAGGTATTTAAATGACGAGAGTGATAATTATTGCCTTTTGAGATTTGAATCAAtaatttgacgagtctaacTCTTACAGATATATCAGCCCGTACATGTACAACTCAGTTGCTACTAGCTAAGTTGGGTACGTACGTGACCCGGCCAACTGTAATTGATAACATCAACACAGTGTCAGCTATCATATCTCACTTGAATGCGTACCCATATCTGTATAGATATACATATTTAGTCACACATGAATCACGACAAGTCGACCTTCCATAGTTTTCTCTTAGAGAGATGAAGTAACTCTCGTTGAGTGCCTGATAGGTTCACGAGTAAAAAGAATGATTGAACGTTGAGTGCATGCTGACATTTACGTTCACTCGCGCGCCCTAGACTCCTAGGATTTGCAGGTGAATGCGGTTggttcaaatatgtaaaccgAGCTAGCTAGTTTCACCGATCGAGTAATAATATTGTTTGATCGATCTCGTATCGAATAGTCTTAACTGTAAACCGATCTGTGTAGTCTGACATCATAACACTCATTTGGTCGGTTTCATTTACCTGATCATGCATGTTTgaatggttgatagatgaatCTCCGAACCTTTATTCAATTTATAGTGGTGAAATACTATGCACACTAATTGTCGGCTGGTACTGTAAACCTTACATGCAGTTGCAGGATCGATTGTGGTTGATTAAGAAGGCGaaagaaaattgaaagatTCGATCATACGAACACCCACATGTTATGAGACCCTACAAAAGATTTTCAGGTTTAACCATCACAGGATTAAGATTCACGTCTGCCTGATATCAGATATGTGAATTAATTGTACGTACTTTCTGAACCATATATAGTACGTATAATTACAATTCCTTGCAACTTGATATTCATCAAAGATCGAGGAAATTAATGCTTTGGATCAATCACCGGGTCATAGTACTTTTAATTAGGCTCCACGAGATATATGACGGTCCAATATCTATAATCTAAAATTGCCCTACACAACTAAATCAATTTAAGTTAGTTCGTTGATCTTAATTTCGTTAAGGGGCTATAGTTagggtttcaactttcaaactttgaataaaatatgtaaaagCTAGATATAGCTGGTGtgaaatttgaaagaaacacggcGCTTAGAAGTAGATGTACTTCTGGGGAGTGTTTTCACTTATGTAAAGGGACAATGAGAAAGGAAGGAAAGATGGAGATGCACTGGAAGGTTCAAACATGTAAAGCGCTATAATTGTGATGGGGATTAGTTGTTATAGAACAGGTGCCATCCCTTCATGAATTGAAGAAGATTTTCTAATTCGATCTCTATCTTTCCTCTTATTCGAGCTAGCTGTCATCTGAGAGGTGAGGTAGTAAGGTACCATGTACAATTTGGTACAAGGCATCATGATAAGATAATTTATGGCTACGTACCTCTGGCAAGTACCTCCAATAATTTCTcgaactgttttttttttcctcccaTAGTTCCATGATTGAGTCAACTTTCTTGAGGTTATTCTATGCATAGTTAAAATGTTTAATAAGTGATGTTTTTCTAAAATAGAGATCTACATTTAGCTAGAGACCATGTCGTTGATGTTTGCGATTAGGTTTTCACTTCTATATTCGAACATGGTCTTAATATAGAGGGACAGGACTTGGCAGATCCTCGCCTAAGCGATTCGATCCCATTCTAATCTACATGAGCCTTTCATTAGACTCGTGGTAAATAAGACTCTATTTTACTCATGTGAGTACATAACATTATCATAATCGTGATTTCTTTCGTAACCTGAAAATTCACATTCATCGTATTCAGATAGATGTCATACCTATAATTATCGATCGATAGTTGGCTGAATCACTTCTAACTTCCATTACCAGAAACTTAAACATACTGTCATTTTATCTACACCGAAGTCGTTCTATTAAAAAGGTCTAGGGTCTGACCTCTATTAATTCCCTTACTTTGACTTCGTTCCACAATGACCATAAACCTGATATTCTAATTAACATGcatataaatttgggttgccTTCAAATGTACCTTGTCTATTGCTTAAATGATGAGAAGGACATTCTCAGATTGTCAACTTCTGGTCCCGAAATGTGAAAGTCACTGCTCTCCCTCGAGTGTACATCATAATTTGATTTACAAATTCACCATACGTAGGGTTGATCTTGAACTCCCTTTTAGTCAACTGAAGCTAGTTTTACCTCTTACAAAAAGCCAAGACCCCTCCCCAACATTTCCTGCTATGCAAATCCAAATCGATGGcagattattatttttgaacAGTTTTGGCGCTATCCTACCTCTTTCTCCTGCACCCAGCAGcatcttttccttttctttctccccaataaaaaaaaactccctTTGTCGCCTGCATTAGCTCCCGATTAATCGCCCACCTAAGAATGTTCCGCGATCCTCACCGCAAAATTGGTCTTAtagagtaattattttgtgtacgtATTACGTTATGATATAATGAAAATGTACAtagtgaaaatgacaaaaatttatttacatataaaaatcaataaaaaataatcacAAGAAAAAATGAGCTAATAACATTAAAAGGGTAGGACACGTGAGATATGtggcgggtatatataataatttctctgaTCGTAAAAAatgtttaatttattatacatcaatgtatattatatatttcacATCCgacaattaatatatatatattatttttctaaactTACTCACAAAATAAACATTATTCTCCTCCATTCCCCCTCCTATATAAAACCTTCATATAGTGCTTCTCTAcccatcatcttcatcaacaATCTTCAACTACAACAAATTCAACTCTCACCTACTactaaacaaaaaccaaagctCTAGCTCCAGTAGTACTTCTATTTCGTACGGTTAAATCCCATTGAATTGTGTGCAATGgcggcagcagcagcagcattaTCCACATCTTCACTGTTCAACATCGACTCCGACTCCGTCGACGTCGACAAGCTCAGCCACGAGATCTTCTCCATTCTCGAGAACAAGTTTCTCTTCGGCTACGACACTACCACTGCCACCACTCCTCTTCATCACATGAAATCTAGCAAGCACGTCACCGGCAAGGTCAGAATCTTGACAATCGACGGTTCTGGAGCCACCGACGGTATTTTGGCCGCCAGGTCTCTTGTCCACCTCGAGTCCTGTATCCGCCGCAAGTCCGGCGACTGCAACGCCGCTGTTTCTGACTACTTTGATGTTGTTTCTGGCTCTGGCCCTGGCGGCATTCTTGCGGCTCTACTGTTTACTAAAGCAGCAGATGGATCTGGCCGGCCGGTGTTCACTGCTCAGGAAGCACTGAACTTCCTCTTAGAAAACCGAAGTAAGATTTTCAAGTCATCATCCCAGGCGGGTATATTCCGGCGAGTTTTCCGGCCGGTGAAGGcggagaaggagagagagaggctctTCCGCAAGACGTTCGGCGATCAGCTTACTCTGAAGGACACCCTTAAGGCGGTGTTAATTCCCTGCTACGACATGTCATCCCGCGCGCCGTTTCTGTTTTCGCGCGCCGACGCGGTGGAAATGGACGGCTACGACTTCCAAATGAAGGACGTGTGCACCGCCACGTGCGCGCATCCCGCCGCAGTGGGCGCCGTAGATGTCAAGTCAGTCGACGGGAGGACGAAGATCATGGCCGTCGACGGCGGAATTGCCATGAACAACCCTACGGCCGCGGCTATTACGCACGTGTTGAATAACAAGCAAGAGTTTCCGTTCTGTTCTGGAGTGGAGGATCTCTTGGTGGTGTCACTCGGAAATGGAGAGTCGGAGTTCGGAAACTTGTCGCCTTCTGGCTGCCTAAGAATCGCCGGAGAAGGAGCTTCCGACTTGGTAAGACTTCTTAATATTTAATGATGTGCATTTTCTCTtgattttacttttactttGATTGAATCTTAAAAGCTTCAAATGTCAATATATGGCTCTTAACCTAAAATCTATAAAAGAGAGAATACGAGGGTTAGATACACTGTTTACTATGGTTTGATTCTTGTACTTACATGTATGGTGGTTAGGGTGGGCATGATAATTGTGGTACCTAATTATAATTGCTCGAAGTTCTTTCCATaacttttttgttaaaataagAGGTCCTTTTGTCCTTAATTTGGTGCAATATATATTCTCAAAGCATATTTGGCGCGCtatgattttaaatttatcTTTTATGATCGAGTAGGTATGCTAACCAATTATTACTTGTAAACTTGTAGGTTGATCAAGCTGTTTCAATGGCATTTGGGGATTCCCGGACCAGCAATTATGTTCGCGTGCAAGCCACCGGCAACATAGCCAAAAGCGCTGCGCGTATGGACCACTCTAACAACAGCAACAAGAACAACACCAACAGAGACATATTGGCTTTGACAGATGAAATGTTGGCACAGAGGAACGTCGAGTCGACTTTATTCGAGGGGAAGAAAATTGTGGAGAGCACGAACTTGAAGAAGTTGGAGTTGTTCGCCGGAGAGGTGatcaaggaagaagagaggagaaagaCGAGCATTTTGCCGACGGTAGCTTTGAAGCAGACGTCAGGATCGCCAGCCAGAACTTCGTCTGCTACTACCCTATCGAGTTTGTCGTCGTCGTGTTGATTGATCAGTCTAGTGTTTGAGTTATTGAACCGGAGTTTGTATGTAATTCGCAGCCGCTCGCGGTGGTGATTAAGGAAATCAGGCATCCGAGTCTGAGCTGCAAGAGTGCGTTTGAGCTATGTAAACTTATGATAGAGTGGTGTATAAGGAAATTAAATTAGCATGAGGGTAACTAGCTAGTAGTGCAGAGATGATTTTAATTGAAGCTTGGAGAGGTTTCGATGTAGTATATGTATTTGATCCTACGATTGGGGTCCTTATTGTATTATATCACACAATTAATTTGTTATTGAACAGCTTTGGCTTTCGGTAGATGGATGAGGCTATACGTTCGACGTAATTGAAAAATTGTCTGCTATTTGCTAAACATTATTACACAACCAATATATTCAGATTCCACAATATGCGGTTCAGAACTAAGCAAAGTATATTTGAAACAATTCGTGGTGTGATAAAGCCTTAGCTTTGTGAGGTATGTCGGTCTAATTAGTTGCTACGATTCAACTTTAGTTTAGTGCTTATCTTCATTTTGGGTTAGATTTTTGTCCAACGAATCTTATTATCAGGAAAGGACATAAACAGAGGGATTGGGCGACAGAGTGTGACAAGTTTAAAACCACCTCTTCCTGTCCAATCTTGTTAGCAAGTGAGGCTTGTgtcatataaatataaaatgggTGTTGCAAAATGTAACCAGTAAAATTTTACGCACACCCaacaattataaaattaaacttAAATTTTTGATTTTACCACTAATACCAAACGCACCTAGCAATAATATTTGAGTTGAGATTATACTTCAACCCTGGCTCCATCTACAAATTTGCAACCATTACCCGTAAACGCATATTTATATGGCTTAGGAGAAGCAAGGCTACACCAAAACCAATCAAGTTCCTTGTTTGATATCTATTTTCATATTCACTTATTACATGCAATCATATATATTAGTGTGGAAACCCCAAATAAAACCTAATTGGATGATCTTTGCAACTAATTTAGTAGATTGAATAAGCACGTACGAGGGACCCTAATTGGATGATCTTTGCAACTAATTTAGCAGATTGAAGAAGCATGAGGGATGGGGTCATTTGAATGACCCAAGCTGTTCATATCTagaggaagaaaagaaacatgaaGCAATAAAAAGAACTAACGGTTACTACTATAATGAAAACAAATAGATTAATATAGGGAATAAGAGATTGAGAATGGGCAGCAGTAGTGTCGATGCCTAATAAACAAATCTTGGCCATCCATTGTGAATTAACAACCAAGTTGAGCTAAATTGTTAAACGTTCTCCTACCCATCTCCCACAcaattctctctctttctctctctctcctcctatGAGCCCCAACaactttattttctgcaaaattAGATCGAGTGCTCTTTGTCTTCCATCCCCATCGCGTTGCCGCCACCTACATTCCCATCACTGCCGCcgatctcttcttttcaccatGAAAATATTGAGTGTTGGCGTGTTAATTACATGAACAACAAACTAATTACATGAATAACATGGTAAACACATCAATTACTTGCATATACCATTACAATGCTTTGTATAATTTGATTTTGAAGAAAGACTAAACTTCTTGacggaaaaaagaagaaagactGCAGCTCCAACTAAACCTAACCATAACGTCAAAGCTATCTAGAAAGATTGGCTTTTCTCTAGTTCGATTGTCCCACTGCTCCTCTGATCTTTGTCCTTGTATTTATCACTCAAAGTTCCAGCATAACTGCATCGCTCATGAAAAATAGAGATCGGCGGCAACAACGACCAGGGTggggggagggggggggggggggtaggTGGCGGCGGCAACGATGGGGATGGAAGACAGAGAGGAGTAGATGACGGATCTaattttgcagaaaataaaagttaGGGCTGAGAGGgtaaaaagagaaagagggaaTTGGGTGAGAGAGAGGTAGGATAAATTTTTAACAATTTGGCTCATCTTGACTGTTGATTCATAATGAATGGCCACGATTTGTTTATTAGGTAATATTAGAAAAATCTTCATTAGGAGAGAATCCCGGTCCGTACTTTTACGCCCTTAAATAACATTTTTGGTATAACATAGCCCTTTATTGGATATGAGTTTGTTTTCACCTTTTGGATAATAATTCAATTGTAGCTAGATGAAGCCCAAATCAAATTAGTCTAGTTCCAATTCAAGTTTGAAGACATATTTTTggcaaaattgtcaaaatacactctaaatttggctaaaactgtcaatttacaccataaatttgtatttgagtcaatttacctcctaaacttggtaaaaattgctgatttgcaccccatccgttaaatttaactgttttatccaattttgcgtgaaatgtcatgcacatgagaggtaatgttgtcattttatatttatatttttcttaaaaacaaatacaaatattctttaaaaggaggattattttttaatcaaattatttatttacatcttttttctacatactcaaccctacttcgaattatatattcaacatacccactcattcaaatatagtgtgttatatatatatacacattgttaaaggaggaacgaaacgagaataataacgacgtaatggaacaaaacGTAACTACTTAATTATTGACaatggggcctatatatatgcattacctAACTACAATCCCGTagaattcggagtcctaatctattacagagatgcgaatatatctctaacaggaaacctaataaggctaagacacgcacaatggtagaatagtaattcttccagaacacacatttatttttaattttcaatatatttatttatattttttaaatatattttaacatactatatcacataaaataataaatatataaatcaataacatatttcgaaaaaaaattgtaacaagtgttcatcttaagtaattttattaatttatttcattattaaatatgaataaatatataatgacaatattgcccctcaaatgcatgacatgtgacttaaaattggatggaaaacattaaatttaacgaatagggtgcaaatcattaatttttaccaaatttaggaggtaaattgatccaaatgcaagttcagtgtgcaaattgacaattatgaccaaaTTTGGAATGTAAATCGGTATTTTATCAAgtaaataacttaaatattatatatgaatcTTACGTAAGTCAAACTCATAACCTCTCACTTAATAAAAGAAGACTATGTCACTAGACCAATACCGGAAATTGTTGTACTAATTGTTGTACTACTGTATATTGATAAGGATTATCAAGAAAAGATTATGTTCGGAACTAGCTTTAATACTTATATGAAGTAGAGTTGatcgaaattttcattttgcGTATCATTTAGGCTCAGAACGGAGTCAGGACCCATCTTCATATTTTGGGTCTAGTTTCCAATGTGAAGCCCAATTCAACTTTTATACAGAGCAGAAAGTGAAAGAAGCCCAAATTCCTGAAAAATTCAAACCAAACTGAACAGAACGAACCAAAATTAGGTCGGTTCGGGAAATGTTCTATTCGGTCGCCGACAAACTCACTTTCACATACGTATAAATTCATTTCCGCCAAATAGAATCTGATATTCGATCCGAAGACCCCAAACTGAAAACAGATCAAGGAAGAAGAACGGAGCATCAGACAAGGAGGGAAGGAAGGGAGTTAACGTTATGGCATTTCCAAAGCGATCCGGAACAAAGCG encodes:
- the LOC126787624 gene encoding patatin-like protein 7 produces the protein MAAAAAALSTSSLFNIDSDSVDVDKLSHEIFSILENKFLFGYDTTTATTPLHHMKSSKHVTGKVRILTIDGSGATDGILAARSLVHLESCIRRKSGDCNAAVSDYFDVVSGSGPGGILAALLFTKAADGSGRPVFTAQEALNFLLENRSKIFKSSSQAGIFRRVFRPVKAEKERERLFRKTFGDQLTLKDTLKAVLIPCYDMSSRAPFLFSRADAVEMDGYDFQMKDVCTATCAHPAAVGAVDVKSVDGRTKIMAVDGGIAMNNPTAAAITHVLNNKQEFPFCSGVEDLLVVSLGNGESEFGNLSPSGCLRIAGEGASDLVDQAVSMAFGDSRTSNYVRVQATGNIAKSAARMDHSNNSNKNNTNRDILALTDEMLAQRNVESTLFEGKKIVESTNLKKLELFAGEVIKEEERRKTSILPTVALKQTSGSPARTSSATTLSSLSSSC